From a region of the Paralichthys olivaceus isolate ysfri-2021 chromosome 4, ASM2471397v2, whole genome shotgun sequence genome:
- the rufy3 gene encoding protein RUFY3 isoform X8 translates to MSDLTPQSETPTPTTDKITQAARETIYLCNFRVSVDGEWLCLRELNDISLTPDPEPAHEDPKDPIAIERLNLMNMAKLSIKGLIESALNLGRTLDSDYAPLQQFFVVMEHCLKHGLKTKKTFLGQNKSFWGALELVEKLTPEAGEITASVKDLPGLKTPLGRGRAWLRLALMQKKLSDYMKTIINRKDLLSEFYEANALMMEEEGAVIAGLLVGLNVIDANLCMKGEDLDSQVGVIDFSMYLKDGGHSSKSAEGDGQITAILDQKNYVEELNRHLSASVNNLQAKVDALEKSNTKLTEELAVANNRIITLQEDVERVKEESSYQLESRKALRSDSAADGQALGETRKQLKEETVLRLDVEKELEVQIGMKQEMELSMKMLEKDICEKQDALVELRQQLEDLRAINQQLGHKSQSADAGSKQKSEVISRLEEKINQMSGTVKQLETSEKHLVKQAKNLNSTAGKLLQLQQ, encoded by the exons ATGTCCGATCTGACGCCTCAGAGCGAAACCCCAACTCCCACCACGGACAAGATCACCCAGGCCGCCCGCGAGACCATTTATCTCTGCAACTTCCGCGTGTCTGTCGATGGCGAGTGGCTTTGCCTTCGCGAGCTCAACGACATCTCGCTCACCCCAGACCCAGAGCCGGCCCATGAAG ATCCCAAGGATCCCATCGCGATTGAAAGGCTTAACTTGATGAACATGGCCAAACTGAGCATCAAGGGCCTGATCGAATCTGCTCTCAACCTGGGACGCACGCTCGACTCCGACTACGCACCCCTCCAGCAGTTCTTTGTCGTGATGGAGCACTGTCTGAAGCACGGCTTGAAAA CTAAGAAGACGTTCCTGGGGCAGAACAAGTCGTTCTGGGGGGCGTTGGAGTTGGTTGAGAAGCTGACGCCCGAGGCAGGAGAGATCACAGCCAGCGTTAAAGACCTGCCAGGCCTCAA AACTCCTCTGGGAAGAGGTCGGGCCTGGTTGCGACTCGCTCTGATGCAGAAGAAGCTCTCAGACTACATGAAGACCATCATCAACAGAAAGGACCTGCTCAG TGAATTCTATGAGGCCAATGCGttgatgatggaggaggaaggagccgTCATCGCTGGGCTGCTCGTTGGACTAAATGTCATCGATGCCAATCTGTGCATGAAGGGAGAGGATCTGGACTCGCAG GTCGGAGTGATCGATTTCTCAATGTACCTCAAAGACGGAGGACACAGCAGTAAGAGTGCAGAGGG TGACGGTCAGATCACAGCGATTCTCGATCAGAAGAATTACGTGGAGGAGCTGAACAGACATTTAAG cGCGTCGGTAAATAACCTCCAGGCCAAGGTGGATGCTCTAGAAAAGTCCAACACGAAGCTCACAGAAGAG CTTGCAGTGGCAAATAATAGGATCATCACTCTACAAGAAGATGTGGAGAGAGTAAAAGAGGAGAGCTCGTATCAGCTGGAGTCCAGAAAG GCTCTAAGAAGCGACTCGGCAGCAGATGGACAAGCGCTCGGTGAAACACGCAAGCAGCTCAAAGAGGAAACTGTGCTCCGATTG GACGtggagaaggagctggaggtGCAGATCGGGATGAAGCAGGAGATGGAGCTGTCGATGAAGATGCTGGAGAAAGACATCTGTGAGAAGCAGGACGCTCTGGTGGAGCTCAGACAGCAGCTGGAGGATCTTCGTGCCATCAACCAACAGCTCGGACACAAGTCACAG AGTGCAGACGCTGGCTCTAAACAGAAGAGTGAGGTCATCTCTCGcctggaggagaaaataaaccAGATGTCGGGGACAGTAAAACAGCTGGAGACCAG TGAGAAACATTTGGTGAAGCAGGCCAAGAACCTGAACTCGACGGCGGGGAAgctgctccagctgcagcagtag
- the rufy3 gene encoding protein RUFY3 isoform X7: MAEQDAPPEGLDAPGRRSSSDGNGHADSPDETLSPTSVIYFREALSSANVRFGTPGSASPAPLRHYDFHIERIESKRRTKNPKDPIAIERLNLMNMAKLSIKGLIESALNLGRTLDSDYAPLQQFFVVMEHCLKHGLKTKKTFLGQNKSFWGALELVEKLTPEAGEITASVKDLPGLKTPLGRGRAWLRLALMQKKLSDYMKTIINRKDLLSEFYEANALMMEEEGAVIAGLLVGLNVIDANLCMKGEDLDSQVGVIDFSMYLKDGGHSSKSAEGDGQITAILDQKNYVEELNRHLSASVNNLQAKVDALEKSNTKLTEELAVANNRIITLQEDVERVKEESSYQLESRKALRSDSAADGQALGETRKQLKEETVLRLDVEKELEVQIGMKQEMELSMKMLEKDICEKQDALVELRQQLEDLRAINQQLGHKSQSADAGSKQKSEVISRLEEKINQMSGTVKQLETSEKHLVKQAKNLNSTAGKLLQLQQ, from the exons atggcgGAGCAGGATGCCCCACCGGAGGGGCTGGACGCTCCGGGCAGACGGAGCTCCTCAGATGGGAACGGACACGCTGACAGCCCGGACGAGACTCTGTCCCCCACCTCGGTGATTTACTTCAGGGAGGCTCTGAGCTCCGCTAACGTCAGGTTCGGGACTCCCGGCTCCGCGTCCCCCGCTCCGCTCCGACACTATGACTTCCACATCGAGAGGATCGAGTCCAAGAGAAGAACCAAGA ATCCCAAGGATCCCATCGCGATTGAAAGGCTTAACTTGATGAACATGGCCAAACTGAGCATCAAGGGCCTGATCGAATCTGCTCTCAACCTGGGACGCACGCTCGACTCCGACTACGCACCCCTCCAGCAGTTCTTTGTCGTGATGGAGCACTGTCTGAAGCACGGCTTGAAAA CTAAGAAGACGTTCCTGGGGCAGAACAAGTCGTTCTGGGGGGCGTTGGAGTTGGTTGAGAAGCTGACGCCCGAGGCAGGAGAGATCACAGCCAGCGTTAAAGACCTGCCAGGCCTCAA AACTCCTCTGGGAAGAGGTCGGGCCTGGTTGCGACTCGCTCTGATGCAGAAGAAGCTCTCAGACTACATGAAGACCATCATCAACAGAAAGGACCTGCTCAG TGAATTCTATGAGGCCAATGCGttgatgatggaggaggaaggagccgTCATCGCTGGGCTGCTCGTTGGACTAAATGTCATCGATGCCAATCTGTGCATGAAGGGAGAGGATCTGGACTCGCAG GTCGGAGTGATCGATTTCTCAATGTACCTCAAAGACGGAGGACACAGCAGTAAGAGTGCAGAGGG TGACGGTCAGATCACAGCGATTCTCGATCAGAAGAATTACGTGGAGGAGCTGAACAGACATTTAAG cGCGTCGGTAAATAACCTCCAGGCCAAGGTGGATGCTCTAGAAAAGTCCAACACGAAGCTCACAGAAGAG CTTGCAGTGGCAAATAATAGGATCATCACTCTACAAGAAGATGTGGAGAGAGTAAAAGAGGAGAGCTCGTATCAGCTGGAGTCCAGAAAG GCTCTAAGAAGCGACTCGGCAGCAGATGGACAAGCGCTCGGTGAAACACGCAAGCAGCTCAAAGAGGAAACTGTGCTCCGATTG GACGtggagaaggagctggaggtGCAGATCGGGATGAAGCAGGAGATGGAGCTGTCGATGAAGATGCTGGAGAAAGACATCTGTGAGAAGCAGGACGCTCTGGTGGAGCTCAGACAGCAGCTGGAGGATCTTCGTGCCATCAACCAACAGCTCGGACACAAGTCACAG AGTGCAGACGCTGGCTCTAAACAGAAGAGTGAGGTCATCTCTCGcctggaggagaaaataaaccAGATGTCGGGGACAGTAAAACAGCTGGAGACCAG TGAGAAACATTTGGTGAAGCAGGCCAAGAACCTGAACTCGACGGCGGGGAAgctgctccagctgcagcagtag